TCACCGATTCTCCGCCGGCGTGAGGTTCTAGGGGTTCCGTGGCAGTTGTCCGAATGCTATCTACGCGTATTCGTGCTGCACGCTACCCTTCCCATCGCCTCTTCACCACTTTCTGCCCTGCTTTCCCGCTGAAAGAATCTTCGGCTGACCTCACTAATTTACTTGCCATCTCTTGCCTCAAGAGCGTTCATGGAGCTAGGCAGTCATTGTAACTGCTTGTTTGAAAAGCTATTAGAGAGGGGGTGAGAGACATGGCAAAGAAGGCGAAGAAAGGCAACGGCAAGGCCAAGGCGGCGGTGAAGCCTGAGCAGACTAAGCAGAACGCAGCGAAGGCTAAGGAGGCCCACAAGCCTCAAGCTCCCGACCTCGGCGCCCTGCGCAAGCCGGTGCTCGATGCCAACGCTGGCCTGACGAAGGCCGAAAGCGAGGCGAAGGTGCTTCTGGACAAGGCCGAAGCCCTCGTTGCGGCGGCTAGAGGCCAGTACCGCGAGGCGTTGGGGCTCTACCGCGAAGCCTGCCGGAAGGCAGGAGTGGACTGCGAGTTTGAAGGCGGGCGCTCTGAGAACGTGAGTCCGAAGGTAAGCTTCATCGTTGAGAAAGCTGACAAGGGCATCCGCGTGATGGTGAAGGGCAAGCCGGAGAGCGAGGAGATCATTCCGCTGGCAGCGCTCAAGGCATCGATTGGGAAGGCAGCCTATGCCTACACCGAGAAGCACGTGGGTCCGCGAGAGCGCGTTGGCAATAAGGGCGGAACGCTTGGGAATAAGCTGAGAGCTGTGATGGTGGGGAAGAAGTAGTGCGCTGAGTGAGGACCGTCTGTGATAGACGGCCTTGCTCTTCTCATTTTGTGCGCATTGAGGCATTGACAGGCAGGCACCTCACAGGTAAGCTAGCGGTGGCTGATTAAGCAGAGCATGTTGGGCGGAAACGGCGTAAGACGTAGTTAAGCAACCGGAGAGCCGATGATTCAACTCGTTCTATTAGTAGTGATCGTAGTTTTCCCCATCTCGGAGGTTGCGCTTGCTTTCGTGAAGCGCTCAAGCAGTCGTGCTGCGCAAAGCGAAGATCGTGGCTCAATGCGCCTGCTCTGGCTCAGTGTTGCTCTCGGCATCGCGTTGGCCAACGCCGCTCAGTGGATTCCCTCGGCTCGTTTCCAAGGACCTAGGTATACGATCCATCTCATCGCGCTTGGTCTACTGGTGAGCGGCCTCGCCATACGCTGGGCGGCCATCCTCACGCTCGGCCGATTCTTCACGGTCGACGTGGCCATCCATTCCAACCACGCGGTTGTTCAGACGGGACTTTACCGCTTCATCCGTCACCCGTCCTACACCGGCCTTCTCCTCGCCTTCATGGGTCTGGGTGTGTCCTCCGCCAACTTGCTGAGTATCCTGGGGCTTCTTATTCCCATCGCCCTCGCAGTGCTCAACCGCGTGGCGAAGGAAGAAAAGGCCTTGCTCTCTTCCCTGGGTTCTGAGTACGCAGCCTACTGTGCTCGTACCAAGCGGTTCATCCCTGGCCTGCTCTAACGCCGTGTCTTCCCAGGTACCTAAGGCGGATGAG
This sequence is a window from Candidatus Eisenbacteria bacterium. Protein-coding genes within it:
- a CDS encoding isoprenylcysteine carboxylmethyltransferase family protein; translation: MIQLVLLVVIVVFPISEVALAFVKRSSSRAAQSEDRGSMRLLWLSVALGIALANAAQWIPSARFQGPRYTIHLIALGLLVSGLAIRWAAILTLGRFFTVDVAIHSNHAVVQTGLYRFIRHPSYTGLLLAFMGLGVSSANLLSILGLLIPIALAVLNRVAKEEKALLSSLGSEYAAYCARTKRFIPGLL